The Thunnus maccoyii chromosome 9, fThuMac1.1, whole genome shotgun sequence genome includes a region encoding these proteins:
- the mrpl40 gene encoding 39S ribosomal protein L40, mitochondrial has protein sequence MSVALSRCLCRLLSRQTAASSFVLGENHHAVQSPWFAPVMTLKTSAPLRAEPKKKKKVDPRREQMIRDRLRKKLKKLEKVPPELIPIEDFITPTKCLDETRERSAPRLSFEDSEGRALLLKEWSRYKQEQHMAEVQSVELALEAQREALEELKLESEELYQAALKPDLLLFPFTHEGPTYTPPKTKHEAPEGKYNDITKVYTQ, from the exons ATGTCTGTGGCTTTGTCGCGTTGTCTCTGCAGGCTTTTATCCCGACAAACTGCTGCTTCAAG CTTTGTGTTGGGAGAAAATCACCATGCTGTTCAGAGTCCTTGGTTTGCACCAGTGATGACACTGAAGACATCTGCTCCTCTGAG agCGGAacccaaaaagaagaagaaagtggaCCCCAGAAGGGAGCAGATGATAAGAGACAGGCTGaggaaaaagctgaaaaagctGGAGAAGGTTCCACCCGAGCTCATCCCGATAGAGGACTTCATCACTCCAACCAAATGCTTGGATGAAACAAG GGAACGCTCTGCACCGAGGCTATCATTTGAAGACAGTGAAGGTCGAGCCCTGCTGCTAAAGGAGTGGTCTCGATACAAACAG GAGCAGCACATGGCTGAAGTGCAAAGTGTTGAACTTGCTCTGGAAGCACAGAGGGAGGCGCTGGAGGAGCTAAAGCTGGAGTCTGAGGAGCTGTACCAGGCGGCGCTCAAACCAGacctccttctctttcctttcaCTCACGAAGGTCCCACTTACACACCCCCAAAGACCAAGCATGAAGCACCGGAAGGGAAGTACAATGACATCACTAAAGTCTACACGCAGTG
- the acaa2 gene encoding 3-ketoacyl-CoA thiolase, mitochondrial, whose product MALLRGVFIVAAKRTPFGTYGGVLKDHSATDLAEHAAKAALAAGGVAPELVNSVIMGNVMQSSADAPYIARHVGLRCGVPIPVPALTVNRLCGSGFQSIINGAHEILLRESEVVLCGGSESMSQAPYAVRNIRFGTKFGFDLKLEDTLWAGLTDLHVKIPMGITAENLAEKYQITREDCDKYAYQTQQRWKAAHEAGHYTAEIAPIDVKAKKGKVPMTQDEHPRPQTTLEQMAKLAPVFKKGGTVTAANASGVSDGAAAVVIASEDALKEHKLTPLARIVSYHVSGCDPSIMGIGPVPAITEALKKAGLSLKDMDLVEVNEAFAPQYLAVSKALGLDPEKSNVDGGAIAIGHPLGASGTRITAHLVHELRRRGGKYAVGSACIGGGQGIAIILEKC is encoded by the exons ATGGCACTCCTCAGAG GTGTATTTATTGTTGCTGCCAAGCGCACTCCATTCGGCACCTATGGAGGTGTTCTGAAGGATCACAGTGCAACAGATCTGGCTGAGCACGCAGCCAAAGCTGCACTCGCTGCAGGGGGTGTGGCACCGGAGCTTGTAAACAGTGTCATCATGGGGAACGTCATGCAG AGCTCAGCTGATGCCCCCTACATCGCACGCCATGTTGGTCTGAGGTGTGGTGTTCCCATCCCAGTGCCTGCTCTCACTGTGAATAGACTGTGTGGGTCTGGTTTCCAGTCCATCATCAATGGTGCTCAT gagATCCTCCTCAGGGAGTCAGAGGTGGTCCTGTGTGGGGGCTCAGAGAGCATGAGCCAGGCCCCATATGCTGTTCGCAACATACGATTTGGTACAAAGTTTGGATTCGACCTCAAG CTAGAGGACACTTTGTGGGCGGGACTCACTGACCTGCACGTCAAAATCCCAATGGGCATCACAGCGGAAAACTTGGCAGAGAAATACCAGATCACAAGAGAAGACTGCGACAAATATGCATACCAGACGCAACAAAGGTGGAAGGCAG CTCACGAGGCCGGTCACTACACAGCAGAAATTGCTCCCATTGATGTGAAAGCGAAGAAGGGCAAGGTACCGATGACTCAGGATGAACACCCTCGGCCACAGACCACACTAGAACAGATGGCTAAACTGGCCCCTGTCTTCAAGAAGGGAGGGACTGTAACTGCCGCCAATGCTTCG GGTGTGTCTgatggtgctgctgctgtggtgaTTGCAAGTGAGGATGCACTGAAAGAACACAAGCTCACTCCGCTGGCCAGGATTGTGTCTTATCATGTGTCAGGCTGTGACCCAAGCATTATGGGAATTG GCCCAGTTCCTGCAATCACCGAAGCTCTCAAAAAAGCCGGTCTTTCTCTCAAGGACATGGATCTTGTGGAG GTGAATGAGGCTTTTGCCCCTCAGTACCTGGCTGTTAGCAAGGCTCTCGGACTGGATCCTGAGAAGAGCAACGTTGACGGTGGAGCTATCGCCATCGGACATCCTCTTGGAGCTTCTGGGACACGCATCACTGCCCACCTAGTTCATGAGCTCAG GCGACGAGGGGGCAAATACGCTGTTGGCTCTGCTTGCATCGGAGGTGGCCAGGGCATCGCCATCATCCTTGAGAAATGCTAA